The following DNA comes from Hordeum vulgare subsp. vulgare chromosome 3H, MorexV3_pseudomolecules_assembly, whole genome shotgun sequence.
ttggggttggtaggggtggccatgttcacctccttgttcaccagcttcagtcgactcttgctctcaacgtcagcaaaaatcatcagtgttgcatggacttggggaaacggatcctccttatcctcctcatcctgttcattgtccttttcactcggttgcccttcgccgaacccctggatcaggaggcgacattgtcaagtggtatgcttcggatatatggggcTGCCCTCtttatccatcttcgtatgaatcggacatggctggtccaggatgggattattgaactacttcttcttgggagtgaactgagccttccccttgtccttgaatttggcgttGGTAACAGCtgtagcttctgcctgcggagtggacggagctttctgcttctgcttccgagcgttattcccatctccatcagcaactgttttgtgcttgccgcttcggatgcggtcctcttcttcgccatttgcatagcgtgccgctatctccatcatcttgctcatgcagatgtcgcctgtttggccgaacttcaggtacagatccctgtaccgcacacctgcctttaaggcgcagactgcttgatgctctgtgacattctccaccgtgtggtagagggttgtccaacgctgaatgaaatcacgcaggggctcattctgcttctggacgcaatgctggagctccacgaggccagcagggcgcttggacgtcccttcgaaggtcctgatgaacactcgggccagatctgcccaactgtagatgcttgagggggccaactggttcagccacgctcgtgccgagccgtcgagcatcagagggaggtgcttcatggcgacgtggtcgtcccctcctccgatctggactgccactcggtaatcatccagccatgtttctggcttggactctcctgtaaacttgctgatccccgccgCCAACCGGAAgtcgggagggatgtcagccgaacggattgtTCGACTGAAAcattcgggaccagaaacgatggtcctgcttccactcaaacggtcaatatcgtaaccatcgcggtgggctcggcccctgtcgacccttcgttgggcgatatgccctctcgcgtcgggccttgggtcgtaagtgtcaccgactgaacgccgattatCATGATGTCGGGCCCCGTAGGGCCcatcccgcggaggggtgcgtgaacggctgcctcccctgtgtcgctgatgagaaccagggctgtgaactgaccgatgcgtattcgcatgaacagaactatagtgatcctgttgtgcgacttggagaccgccgaattttgctgttgcgccgtgtgccaCAGGGCgcagatttgctcgatccccctgccagcctctgaatcagtcggctgaagggaatcggctatcttggcagccgtagccaagttgaggatgggtgtgcggaacaactccacgttggtccgccgagtgtgccgactggcagaacgatgaggtggacggcgagcgccggatgtttcgccgatctcgtgctcgttccggccagcttgacggggaccttcatgggagttggccatgtgtacttctgctgcaggcccgtgacccacgcactcggaaggaaactcagtcgggaccgagtccgagcgccgggacgacggggcaaccacaaccgactctaggaccgccacttgtgaagacgcgttctggcaagCTCGGGCgtgctgcacccaacgctggagccgcggacggcgggaccgcttgttgcggcgcgtgacggcggtgtaggtcgacaccggagccgactgctggagaagaagaatgccgcgggcgccgccacggaagtgcgtagccccgcggcggggaagcgcctcgacgtcgagaggagcgtcccgaagccatgccgaatcgtcgacgatgaaggagagagcgccgaagaggatctcgtgacccatgctcgaatctccaccggacggcatgacgaaacgatgtagtcgcaaactcaccggaagtcgcttagacgcctgccccacggtggacgtcaactgtcgtgggtataagtctgacagtagatgtgtagggtacgaaaggatgggcagagccttagctaaggcgaggttgtatgagtttaggcccctctgtggtggaggtaatagccatacgtctcagtgctctgggagcttgttgtcgagtggaatatggaatacagtgatttgccaacccctgcaccagtgagggagggaggcttatatagagtgcactgccctccacaacggttcggtgaacgggggtggagtagtggcgaataaatgcctacgttacaggtaacgtatgtcttaaatgctaataaaggcacatggaaacgtatgaccgtttccctctaggggggttacgatgcacagagtggaatccaatcggttagtttgatatactctgaatgctcgtctccgactggatggtcgaggatctgttaccgactggatgatgagaactccttagttcagtcggaactgactaagggccttgtcccttatgaggggtagtccttgggtatgacttacagggcagacctatgaccctaccctaggactataaccccatcacataGCATAGACATATGTCTACTGAGACTTAGCTTGGCAGTACTAGTCTCTACCCATCTACTCACTCAACCCTTATTTGGATCGCATGCACTTATTACCGATAGATATATACTCGTAGTACGTATGCACACAAGTCCAGTCTTTGAGTGCGGCTTTTACTAATCGTCGTCTACAGCCCAGGCTGGTAAACGACTCCGGTGGCATTGAGCCACTCATCCCCATGGATGAATCGCTTCACCGTGTAATGCTCAGCTTGACCGGCGTCCATAACGTGGAGCCAGGGCACACGCTTGCTCAAGTTTGCCCCAGGGCCCGTGTTCCCGTACTCACTGTAAAAGACTGTAGGCGGGACGTCGCCGTCTGTTTTGTTCCATGCAACCCATCCGCTAGGGTGCACGATGGTGTCGAGGAAGGACTGCATGAAGACCACGTGCGAGTGGTTTTTCCACAGCCTACCAAGGTATGTCTCGGACTCGGAGCCGTTGAGATCTTCTTGTGATGTCACCCTGCAGTTCTGAAACGAGAAGCCTAACGAGCCGTCAGGACCATCGCGGCCTTGGGCTGTAATAACATTGTGTTTTCCTTTCAGCGGGGCACGTGCAAGGAGGAGGCAGTCCTCGAAGACGGCCTTGGCGTTGCCGTAAATGAAGTCCACCGTTCCCGAGATAACGCACTCCCGATAGAACTGGCAGTAGGAGTCGGCGAGCAGCGTGTCCTCGTATCCCTTGAACTCGCAGCGATAGAACACGGAATGTTTGGAGGCTGACCTGAGAGCCACCGCTGCACCAGCTTCCCGGCCCGCCGTATTCTCTACTATGAGGTCACGCGCCAAGAGCATTTTGCCTTTGGCATCTGCATGCATGCGCGCAAATAAAGCAGTAGCGCTGTATTTGTCCCAACGCTAgtgctaagttagcagtagctCTGGTTCTGATACAGCGCTATGGATAAATGCCCTAGgtcagttagcagtagcgctagatcATAGCGAGCGCTAGtgctaacttagcagtagcgccgggacaaatccagcgctactgctaacattaTTTTCTGTATTGTTTttccttattattatttttctttattaatttttctatttattgtttttcttttatttttatgtttttctatttattatttttccttttctgtttacttttgtttttcttttgtattgctttctcctttttgtttttatcccgACGGCCTCGCACGCAGTCGACGATGAGAACGTCTCCCTCCCGGCCACACTGCATGAATATTACcggaaccatgtgttgtttcATACACAAAATAACACTGCACGAATATTTTCTCAGCTGCCTTGAAGacatttcacattgagcttctttcctttcttgttcgttgtgttgattcttcttttcatgcaccatggagtacgatctttcactagtagaaaatgaggcTTTCGGCCGCAACCACAAATCACATTAACCCCGGGTCGAAATAAAACTGAGACCAATGCGATGCATTGTTCCCGATTCGAGCTGCCAGGGCCTCGCGGGGCAAAAGTCCCGGTTCGGTTCGACGCATTAGTTCCGGTTCGtgccaaaaaccgggactaaagatcaagTGACCGACACAtggcgtgccgcggagcattagtcccggttggggctggaaccgggactaatggttagTCTTCTATCCTGGTTCTGTTCATTAACCAGGAccaaagagatgcctatatatacctgcccaccctctcctctgttttttggttgtgtgaggtgtgcatgccatgctctttccacccttctatgcatgcacatgaggtgtttgatgaaattcctgagccacacttaagctttctcctctccaagctcgacatctccaagctccattttcctcaagattaGTCTAGGTTTGacggtgcaccaactacacaagtgttgtaaaggttagctacttcatcctttaatctctcactactagtttagctcatttcaaatgctctagaagtagactggtttgtgggttttagtgtaggacTGTATGTGCgagttcttttgatttagatgcaaaaATTGAGCTCAaactaacttcttagagtctgcacatgtgcaGGGTGCCATCCTGTGCCCTTCCTCAGCGTTGTcgaccgcccgcgccgatctcatcgccagcaccaccgtggtgagcctcttgttcttatcttctttttaaaagaatttttttttcttacttgtatgatttagatagatacttgtataaattacttactttttttcttatatagtgcgatggttttggtatccgcctctaccggccctcgtcctgtctatgattcagatgtggtatatatattatcttttatagctatttgttttatttagtgtttatgacaattatgacgaccaacgtgacatagattttttaatctaggaggtatgtgaaccgtaaattccaaccgacatagaaattcttgtcgagaagttaaatttggttgaaaaagaaaacaattacttgaagaaaaaattgaaaataattgagcaaaagaatatggaactggagttgcatgttgtcgatgtcgtcgatgatcacaagatgaagatggatgcaatgcggttgaagatggatgcaatgtgctTGAAGAGGGATGcactgcgcttgaagattaggaatattagaaaatatgccattgataaagaagcttggtatcattatgctgttgggtcaattgttaccttagttgcgattttgatcgcatttgttgttgcatttaaatgttttacatagttgtatgttgttttatgagagaactttatgtatttatttttgcaataataacatttgatcaccacTGTACCcttgttttaatgtgatgatgaacttgtattaatttggtcatttctctattcgtgATGTTcttcaatggttttttgatatacttaatttcataatacagatgaaccgccaatggatgtacggtgacctacgcacttcggagtacattacgaactaGGACTAATGCCtgagtcacacttaagttcacacaaaacGGTATCCTCGACCAtggttagcaaccttatccttttgatctgtaattgatacaaaaatattgcattttTCCATGTACGGtagtcatttcactattcatgtatgatgaagatcgatgcacggaagcgatggatgtacgacGAACGACGCGGTTCCGGATTTATTGCAGGGCTGCATAAATTTATTGATGtagctgaggcaaacaaagtgcataattttatgccttgtccatgtgttgactgtccaaacgtgaaggagtactctagcttgAAAACCATTCAAGGTCACGTGCTTCGGAGAGGTatcatgcccacatattattgttgggaCCATGCACACagaaagaggggttaggatgaaagacaatgaagaagaagatgatgatgacaactatcctatgttcactgaagaatacggtggtactgcaatggaagacaatgaagaacaaggaggtgaagaacaaccggcatcacATGAGTccgctgatggtcttggtcgggttatttctgatgcaaagagacaatgtgatacacacaaggagaggctgaagttggaggccatgctaaaggatcataaaaagttgttgtacccaaattgcaaagatggcagcacaaagctcggtaccacactagaactgttgaaatggaaggcagaaactggtttatatgactagggatttgagaagttactaaaaatattgaagccgaagcttccaaaggataacgaattgcccgagagTACGTACGAAGAAAAGAAGtctatctgccctcttggattagatgtgaagaagatacatgcatgcattaatgactgcatcctgtaccgtggtgagaagtacgagaatatggacaaatgcccggtatgcactgcatgtcggtacaagatcagacaagatgacgctggtgatgttgagggtgatgacgagccccccaggaagaaggttcctactaaggttatgtggtacgctcctataataccacggttaaaacgtctgttcagaaacaatgagcatgccaagttgatgcgatggcacaaagacgagtgtaagaaagacgggaagttgagacacctcgcagatgggtcgcagtggaggaaaatcgagagggagtggccggactttgcagatgacccaaggaacttatgtcTTGGTCTAAGTATAGACGGCATGAATCCGTTTGcggagcagagctgcagtcacaacacctggcacatgactctatgtatctacaacattcctccttggttgttgatacgtcccaaacgtatctataatttctgctagtACCAtgaacttttgggtgacattgttatatgttttgctacaattttatataattttgcacatatttggactaacctactaactcagtgcacccagtgccaatttttgtatgctcatgtctattttgcaggggcttttacccaattttccgaagcccgaaaaattctagaaaaatcatataaaaaatcagcgaaatggaagcttccggatcaccaaagAAGGGCCAAAGGAGGGCCAcgtgcctcccaggcggcctgctagcgcggccaggccctagtccgtgccaagaggtcgcctgggtgggtcccacctcctccggtgccctcctttggcctatatttagagctccgagaggaaaccctcccagactttctggaatcgctaatttgtccatcgttccaccgccgcagcgcttccaagatcaggagcgtcaggagacctcttcccggcaccgtgccagagggaggattgacctccgggagcttctccaccaccatggatgcttcccagacgtgtcgtgattagtcctccttggaccatgagtccatgaccggtagctatgtgatatcttctctccaatcttgtgtttcaatggttagtccttgtgagctgccctacatgatcaaggcatctatgtaattctcttgatattgctatgctcgttttgttgggatctgatggattatgatattatgttcagattgttatgagttatatattttattatccttttatattatgttcctcagtgattcatgcatgttctccgttgctatttattgctttggccaagtagtagattgtaactccaagagggagcgttatgcatgattgtgggttcatgcccctcgatgtctagcttgagtgatggaaacatgagactaggggatgtgctttttgccaccagggagaaaacaacggtgcttgtgaccacggttgcaaggattgtttaccttacgcataattcgttaatgcagttgtccgttgctttgagtttacactttgggtggggctcgcaacttaataccggcgagatgttctggatagatatctcaaggtggatgattagtaagtagatgctgatgaataaacggtctacttgtcttggcgtactgcccattactattgaacctctaactatcaagtagcataattagcattgcggtgcgatcataattctatcaattgcccaactgtgatttgtttacccaagcgtagttgtttatcgtcttttgggagagagacatcactagtgaacatcatgtgactccggtccatatcaccaccattgttaacacctccatcatttaccgctttcatttacttttccgttgcaatcactattaccttccctcttttgttttcatcctttgcaaactacaaggccggagagatttacaacctctctttacttgttgggagtaaagttatttgttgtgtgtgcaggtccacgtcttctgctagcgccagggtggaagacacctacttgttgagtctAAGAGTCCTCctcgttcaataaaccttacagtctccgtgtaagggaaatctgctgctgacaacccttgttatctttactttgagtttttactttcagtttggtcttgatgtgtgttactactgtagcaacatcattgtatctttatttttaagcattgtgccaagttatagcctcggattgcaagaaagttcaaaaattgtgacatgctgcccAGAAACAGATTCAGTCTGTTTGACGGAACAAATCGCCaagaatcaccagatcatctttttgatgtgAATGTTTttgcagcatgctctatatatatGCCTTTACGACATCTATTCTGAGTTCTTTAATTTGAgtggcagaagtgccccgaataaattatttactacctgttgttctgtttttcatagattctgccatgttttgcgttttaattgttttgcaaatcctaagcttactttttatttgcaaaaaccttttggcattcataataagcagtagcttttcatgaaaatctttatttccagcaggtaatgaattaataagggaactaaccactctaattagcttatgatgagtttcgtatgaagggagttttcaagtatgcgatgggagatgatgaaagaagatacatgagtgtcaagcgctcaagcttggggattcccccatgcaccccaagaaatattgaaaggagactcgagcgtctaagcttggggatgcccccgtgcatccctttctctataaacaatcatcagttcgtccatctccatgctatatttttatcacttcatatgatatgtgatatgcttggagcgtcccgctatttgctttttagtttgttttagttttgcttgttgttcataacaagttagaacctagccttccttgttttgGAGAGACACACgccccattccactctagaacacaacataggttttcatgcttatcatttttgtgtgttcttcatcttttcgtagctactgtcatgcttagatcttagttttcatgattatctttttaagagctattatttaggttgattttggaactctattgagttatcatgcttatcttgtttagagagttcgctcgttgcactgagttgtgtgtcttgcatgagtaggtaattgaggttgctatttaagtatagtagtaacttgcaatagttttgaggtattgatttgagtaatgtttggactattggtgccaagagcttgagactattagtgataggtggtgtatattgggaaatccgtgtgtttttcagaaacttaaaattagttgagaactctagctactaaattgatcgctaacctctggaggagttggaatatataggataccctcacattaccatgagtcaaggatgcgcaaggataaccaaacccccaaacgctcctcctcggggtacttgtctcttcgtGAATTTACTAACTAGAAAGAGAGTTAGgagtaataagtgtatgagttcttcagactaatgtgagtattccattgttggcacttccaccatccatattttgctaggctcttcggtactgtgcattgccctttctcatattGAGAGTTGGTGAAAACTCCTCCGGtgtatccaaacccatgacatgatacgctctgtcatacataagcctcattatatgtttcctcaaaatagccgccATTCCTACATACTaatgcatttccatagcctttccgagatacattgccatgcaacatccactatctcatgacttgatcttcatgtcatacatgcttttgcttgatcatagagccgcatgctagttcggccttgcccttattactgctacatgac
Coding sequences within:
- the LOC123441480 gene encoding pectinesterase/pectinesterase inhibitor PPE8B-like, which codes for MHADAKGKMLLARDLIVENTAGREAGAAVALRSASKHSVFYRCEFKGYEDTLLADSYCQFYRECVISGTVDFIYGNAKAVFEDCLLLARAPLKGKHNVITAQGRDGPDGSLGFSFQNCRVTSQEDLNGSESETYLGRLWKNHSHVVFMQSFLDTIVHPSGWVAWNKTDGDVPPTVFYSEYGNTGPGANLSKRVPWLHVMDAGQAEHYTVKRFIHGDEWLNATGVVYQPGL